From one Bos javanicus breed banteng chromosome 15, ARS-OSU_banteng_1.0, whole genome shotgun sequence genomic stretch:
- the SC5D gene encoding lathosterol oxidase, translating into MDLVLSIADYYFFTPYIYPATWPEDNIFRQAVTLLIVTNLGAFILYFFFATLSYYFVYDHLLMKHPQFLKNQVSREITHSVQSMPWMSIPTVLLFLLEVRGYSRLYDGLGEFPYGWFQLVASVLSFLFFTDMLIYWIHRGLHHKLVYKRLHKPHHIWKIPTPFASHAFHPLDGFLQSLPYHIYPFIFPLHKVVYLSLYILVNIWTISIHDGDFRVPQLLKPFINGSAHHTDHHMLFDYNYGQYFTLWDRIGGSFRNPSSFEGNGPLNYVKKMAEEKHNSHGGNGYKNEKLFNGECTKTE; encoded by the exons ATGGATCTTGTACTCAGTATtgcagattattatttttttacaccGTACATATATCCAGCCACATGGCCAGAGGACAACATCTTCCGACAAGCTGTCACTCTCCTGATTGTAACAAATCTCGGTGCTTTTatactgtatttcttctttgcaacACTGAGTTATTATTTTGTCTATGATCATTTATTAATGAAACacccacaatttttaaag AATCAAGTCTCTCGAGAGATTACGCATTCTGTCCAGTCAATGCCATGGATGAGCATCCCCACGGTTTTACTGTTCCTGCTAGAGGTGAGAGGTTACAGCAGACTCTATGACGGCTTAGGAGAGTTTCCATATG GCTGGTTTCAACTCGTTGCTAGtgtcttgtcttttcttttcttcactgacaTGCTGATCTACTGGATTCACAGAGGCCTTCATCATAAACTTGTATATAAG CGCTTACACAAACCTCATCACATCTGGAAGATCCCAACTCCATTTGCGAGTCACGCTTTTCATCCTCTGGACGGCTTCCTTCAGAGTCTGCCTTACCACATATACCCTTTTATCTTCCCGTTACACAAGGTAGTTTATTTAAGTTTGTACATCTTGGTCAATATCTGGACAATTTCCATTCATGATGGTGATTTTCGTGTTCCCCAGCTCTTAAAGCCTTTTATTAATGGCTCGGCTCATCACACAGACCACCATATGCTCTTTGACTATAATTATGGACAGTATTTCACCTTGTGGGATAGAATTGGAGGCTCATTCAGAAATCCCTCCTCCTTTGAGGGGAATGGACCTCTTAATTATGTGAAGAAAATGGCAGAAGAAAAGCACAATAGCCATGGAGGAaatggttataaaaatgaaaaattattcaatGGAGAGTGTACAAAGACTGAGTAG